The sequence below is a genomic window from Thioclava nitratireducens.
AGAGCGCACGCCCTATCCCGCCGGACAGCTGCGGGATCGGCGCGGCGCGGCGGTCATGCCCCGCGCCGAAACTCGACGGCAGGGTGGCGCGCGCCGCGATCAGCAGCGCCGCGACCGAGATCGCGACCTGCACCAGCGCAAGGCTCGCCGCGCGGCCCATGTCGAAATCGAAGCGGAAGGCCTGATAGATCGCCAGCTCCACCGTGGTCGCGCGCGGCCCGCCGCCAAGGGTCAGGGCCACAGCGAAGGACGTCAGGCAGACGAGGAAGATCGCGAGGAAAGCACCGGGCAGAACGCTGCGCAGCATCGGACGTTCGAGGTGACGCGTGACCTCCGCAGGGCCGAAGCCGAGGGTCGCGGCAAGGCGAAACCGCTCGGCCGGGATCGCCTCCCAGCCGTGCAGGATCATCCGGGTCGCAAGCGGCAGGTTGAAGAAAACATGGGCCACGATGACGCCCTGCGCGCCGTAGATCGAAATCGGATCGATGCCGAGCGGGGCGAGGGCCGCATTGACCAGCCCGCGCCGCCCGAAGACCGCGATCAGCCCGAAGACCGCGACGATCACCGGCAGGATGAAGGGAGCCCCCAGGAGCGAAATCAGCAGTCCGCGCCCGGCGAAGCGGCGGCGATGCAGCGCACGGGCGACCGGCACCGCCAGCGCGCAGGAGATCAGCGCCGAGGCCGCCGCCTGCCAGAGCGTGAAGCGGATCGCGGCGAGATCGGTTTCGCGCAAGCCGGTCAGCCCGCCTGCCCGGAGCGCCACTGCCGCCAAAGTGCCAAGGACAAGCGCGGCCAAAGCCGCACCCGCCAGCACCGCCCAGATGGGCGTGCCTCTTATCTGGAGAAGGCGCGTTGCCATTCTTCCAGCGCCGGACCGCGCAGTTTCTCGGCCTCGGCCTCACCCAGGTAGAGCGTCTTGTCGGGCATCGGGAGTTTCTGGAACACCTCAGGCAGCTGATCGTGGGGCAGTTTCGCCGGGAAGGACCAGTTCGCCGTCGCGATCATGCCTTGGAAATCGGGGCTCAGCACGTAATCCATGAATTTCTGCGCCAGCTCGGGATGTTTCGAGGTCTTGAGCTGCGCGACCAGTTCGGGGGTGAAGTAATGCCCCTCGGGGAAGATCGCCGCAGCCTTGCTGTCGTCCTCCTCGGCCATGATGTGATAGGCGGGCGAGGTGACGTAGCTGAGCACCATATCCGCCTCGCCGTCGGTGAACATCCCGTAGGCCTCCGACCAGCCCGGCGTCACGGTCAGTACCTTGGGCGCGATC
It includes:
- a CDS encoding thiamine/thiamine pyrophosphate ABC transporter permease ThiP produces the protein MATRLLQIRGTPIWAVLAGAALAALVLGTLAAVALRAGGLTGLRETDLAAIRFTLWQAAASALISCALAVPVARALHRRRFAGRGLLISLLGAPFILPVIVAVFGLIAVFGRRGLVNAALAPLGIDPISIYGAQGVIVAHVFFNLPLATRMILHGWEAIPAERFRLAATLGFGPAEVTRHLERPMLRSVLPGAFLAIFLVCLTSFAVALTLGGGPRATTVELAIYQAFRFDFDMGRAASLALVQVAISVAALLIAARATLPSSFGAGHDRRAAPIPQLSGGIGRALFDALAIGLASAFLLFPIGTVFARGLPAVANLPEMVWPATLTSLVIALLSTVVTLAIALPLALVATRQRWAEIAAMLPMTASSLVMGTGAFLIARPFVNPTSLALPMVLLSNAALSVPFATRILMPEIRTLQADYDRLAASLGLRGIARLRLLTVPRLARPLGFSAGLTAAFSMGDLGVITLFSDGQTRTLPLALFQLMGSYRMDQAAGAASLLLILTFALFWALDRAGHHADPR